GCACTCATTTCAGTGGGGGAAGGTGCCTTAAGTACCTTTGGAAACCTAGTGATGCAAATGGCACTTTATAcacacgcggggggggggggggaactagaCACTTTTCGAGTGTTTAAAACTAAGTTAAGGAGCACCCCACAAACCGGCAGGGGCTCGAGCTATTAAAGACGGGTACGCCAGAGAGGCAAACCAAAGACCGCTTCCATGAATAGCAAACCTCAAGTGTTCCCGCCGGCAGTTTTCTCTCCTCTCGAGGAGCAAGAAAAGGCCGAGGAAAGTTTGGAGCGAGCCGCGGAGCGTCCAGGCCGGGCTGGCCGTGTCAGTGCACGGCTACCGAGTGCAGGGCCGAGGCGGGGCTGGTCAGGGTCTCGCTGGGCGTCGCGGGGCTGCTTTGGCTGGTGGCTGTTTGGGAAGAGGTCGGGCTGAGCGAGGGGGGCGAGTTCGAGAGGATGGTGGGGATGGGCGCCGGCAGGGCCGGCAGGGCCGGCACCGCCGCCGGGGTGGGTTTGATGGGCACCGGGATGGCTGGCAAAGTCTGGCCCCCGTGGCACAGGGGCTTGAGGGGCACCCCGTAGGCACTGTAATCGCCGCTGGCCATGGAGATGGGGGTGGCCGTGTCTATCATGCCGGGGCTGTACATGTGGGGCCAGCCGGTGCCAATGGAGCTGCCCACCGTAGTCAACTGGTTGGGGAGCGGGTAGGCGGCCGGCATGGGCTGCATGGCGGAGAAGGCCAGCCCGCCCGGCATCTTGTACTCGCGGGCGATGATGTTCTCGATGGCGAAGGGGTGCTTGAAGCCGGAGGGCTGGGAGACCCCCAGGCCGTAGGTGGACATCTG
The nucleotide sequence above comes from Natator depressus isolate rNatDep1 chromosome 10, rNatDep2.hap1, whole genome shotgun sequence. Encoded proteins:
- the FOXB1 gene encoding forkhead box protein B1 codes for the protein MPRPGRNTYSDQKPPYSYISLTAMAIQSSPEKMLPLSEIYKFIMDRFPYYRENTQRWQNSLRHNLSFNDCFIKIPRRPDQPGKGSFWALHPSCGDMFENGSFLRRRKRFKVLKSDHLAPSKPADAAQYLQQQAKLRLSALAAGGTHLPQMSTYGLGVSQPSGFKHPFAIENIIAREYKMPGGLAFSAMQPMPAAYPLPNQLTTVGSSIGTGWPHMYSPGMIDTATPISMASGDYSAYGVPLKPLCHGGQTLPAIPVPIKPTPAAVPALPALPAPIPTILSNSPPSLSPTSSQTATSQSSPATPSETLTSPASALHSVAVH